Genomic DNA from Streptomyces sp. PCS3-D2:
ATGGGAAAGAACGAGGGCGCCATCAAGACGCTCCAGTACCGGGCGGTGCGCACCCTGGCCCGCCTCCTCCCCGAAGACGCCCGCTGACGGACCGTGCAGACAACATCAACCCGACCTCACATCCGGTGACCCCTCGATGACGCTGTGGTCCGATCATCCTTCGTCCGTAACCCAAGTGCCGCGACGCTCGTTGTGCGGAATGCAGGCTCCCTGTGGACACGCCCTACCCGAAGCCGCTCACTCGAAAGTGTGGATGCGCTCAAGGAAGGCAACCTTCCGGACACCTTGGGGAGTCGATCGTCATGACGAGAGGAGGTGCCGCCAGTGATCGCGAACGTGACCCCGCACCGGCGGGCGAACGCCTTCGCCCAGGCCCTGGAGGGTCGGAACCCATCCGACCTTTCGGAACCGGACCCGGCGGCCGAGCAGTCCGAGGCACCTGCCGAACCTGCTGACCACGACCGGTTGTTGGCCCTGGCGAGCGTGCTCGGCGAACGGATGCCGCGCCCAGTGCTGGACCCCGAGACCAAAGTGGTGCAGCGAGCGCAGCTCGTTGCGGCCATGGAAGCCATGGTGCTGGAGGAGAGGGCCGGGGGCGGTGCCGCCTCGGACCCTCAGGTGCCCGAGCAGCGGACCGGCCGCGGCGCCCACCGGGCGACCTCGCTCCGGAAATTGCGGCCCCGCTCCCGCTGGTCCAAGGGCATCGCAGCGGGCGGCCTCACCGTGGGTGTGGCCGCAGGGGCCTTCAGCGGAGTGGCCGCTGCCAGTTCCGACGCCCTGCCCGGTGACCACCTCTACCCGGTGAAGCGGGGCATGGAGGACCTGAAGCTGGGGATGGCCGACGACGACGCGGAGCGCGGCGAGGTCTACCTCGACCGGGCCTCCAACCGTCTCTCCGAGGCCCGCCGGCTCATGGAGCGAGGCCGGACCGGCACCCTGGACCACGAGTCCCTGGGTGCGATCCGCCGAGCGCTGTCGGGCGTCAAGCACGACGCGGAAG
This window encodes:
- a CDS encoding DUF5667 domain-containing protein; protein product: MIANVTPHRRANAFAQALEGRNPSDLSEPDPAAEQSEAPAEPADHDRLLALASVLGERMPRPVLDPETKVVQRAQLVAAMEAMVLEERAGGGAASDPQVPEQRTGRGAHRATSLRKLRPRSRWSKGIAAGGLTVGVAAGAFSGVAAASSDALPGDHLYPVKRGMEDLKLGMADDDAERGEVYLDRASNRLSEARRLMERGRTGTLDHESLGAIRRALSGVKHDAEEGHRLLQAAFDRDGSLGPIQTLSSFSRSHRDTWGKLREKLPVQLTDVGGEVDSVFQAIDEDVAPLQSLLPKPPEQSRGTGSSGSPAQPDAPSGAKQPAPAPDTPSGSGPAPSPSGSSTRPPADGGLLGGTGDLLKPSTGQSGQPASGTQESPKPDITLPPLLPGLLPGLGLGAEDAK